In Halorussus limi, a genomic segment contains:
- the pheS gene encoding phenylalanine--tRNA ligase subunit alpha encodes MKLPESQVAVLRAASANDAQTIDQLADETDRKPETVTGAAFELEDEGLVTVAESTDETVTLTDEAREYLEDGLPEVRLYEAATDAGADEEPVEMGRVIGQSGLEGPQVDIALSNYARKGYGTIESGEITADPDADPESDAEASALAALDAGESADDESVLEQLERRGLVELSESTVRSVTLTDEGVTAMMEGVETAETVGQLTPEMLTSGEWRDVEFAEYNVKADAERIDGGKTHILRQTANRVKDTLVGMGFEEMEGPHADAEFWINDCLFMPQDHPARTHWDQFALENPREIDELPEDLVARVEDAHRNGVGDDGEGYHSPWTEEVAQGIDLRGHTTSLSMRYLSGHEVGELEPPQRFFSVEKVYRNDTLDPTHLLEFYQIEGWVMAEDLSVRDLMGTFEEFYAQFGITDIEFKPHYNPYTEPSFELFGTHPTTGEMVEIGNSGMFREEVLSPLGVECDVMAWGLALERLLMLMYGFEDIRDVHGTLADLELLRETEVLH; translated from the coding sequence ATGAAACTACCCGAATCACAGGTCGCGGTGTTACGAGCCGCGAGCGCGAACGACGCACAGACCATCGACCAACTGGCCGACGAGACCGACCGCAAGCCCGAGACGGTCACGGGCGCGGCCTTCGAGTTGGAGGACGAGGGTCTCGTGACGGTCGCGGAATCGACCGACGAGACCGTGACGCTGACCGACGAGGCCCGCGAGTACCTCGAAGACGGCCTCCCCGAGGTCCGACTCTACGAGGCCGCGACGGACGCGGGGGCCGACGAGGAACCGGTCGAGATGGGCCGGGTCATCGGCCAGTCCGGACTCGAAGGTCCGCAGGTCGACATCGCACTCTCGAACTACGCCCGGAAGGGGTACGGCACCATCGAGAGCGGCGAGATTACGGCCGACCCCGACGCCGACCCCGAGAGCGACGCCGAAGCCAGCGCGCTCGCCGCACTCGACGCTGGCGAGTCGGCAGACGACGAGAGCGTGTTGGAGCAGTTAGAGCGGCGCGGACTCGTCGAACTCTCCGAGTCCACGGTTCGCTCGGTGACGCTGACCGACGAGGGCGTGACCGCGATGATGGAGGGCGTCGAGACGGCAGAGACGGTCGGCCAGTTGACGCCCGAGATGCTGACCTCCGGCGAGTGGCGCGACGTGGAGTTCGCGGAGTACAACGTCAAGGCCGACGCCGAGCGCATCGACGGGGGCAAGACCCACATCCTGCGCCAGACCGCAAACAGGGTCAAGGACACGCTGGTCGGGATGGGCTTCGAGGAGATGGAAGGGCCCCACGCCGACGCGGAGTTCTGGATAAACGACTGCCTGTTCATGCCTCAAGACCACCCCGCGCGAACCCACTGGGACCAGTTCGCGCTGGAGAACCCACGGGAAATCGACGAGTTGCCCGAGGACCTCGTGGCCCGCGTCGAAGACGCCCACCGGAACGGCGTCGGCGATGACGGCGAGGGCTACCACTCGCCGTGGACCGAGGAGGTCGCGCAGGGAATCGACCTGCGGGGCCACACCACCTCGCTGTCGATGCGGTACCTCTCGGGTCACGAGGTCGGTGAATTGGAACCGCCACAGCGGTTCTTCAGCGTCGAGAAGGTGTACCGCAACGACACTCTCGACCCGACCCACCTCCTGGAGTTCTACCAGATAGAGGGCTGGGTGATGGCCGAGGACCTCTCGGTACGGGACCTGATGGGGACCTTCGAGGAGTTCTACGCCCAGTTCGGCATCACGGACATCGAGTTCAAGCCCCACTACAATCCCTACACGGAGCCGAGTTTCGAACTGTTCGGAACCCACCCGACGACCGGCGAGATGGTCGAAATCGGCAACTCGGGCATGTTCCGCGAGGAAGTCCTCTCTCCGCTCGGCGTCGAGTGCGACGTGATGGCGTGGGGCCTCGCGCTGGAACGCCTGCTGATGCTGATGTACGGCTTCGAGGACATCCGCGACGTTCACGGGACGCTCGCCGACCTCGAACTGCTCCGCGAGACGGAGGTGCTACACTGA
- a CDS encoding quinone-dependent dihydroorotate dehydrogenase: MNAYQLVKPLLFGLPPETAHSAVHAGMRAAQGTSLADTLRARYRVDDDRLRVEAFDRTFPNPVGVAAGFDKNAEVPSALASLGFGSVEVGGVTADPQSGNARPRMFRLREDEGIVNRMGLNNRGADAVGERLSGADVDVPVGVNLAKTEHVAVDDAPEDYRYTYERVAEGGDFFVVNVSCPNSEGFRDLQNRDSMEAILTTLLDAGASPLLVKLSPDLPDPAVEDALDLVNELGLDGVIATNTTTDRPDTLRSHNRAEEGGLSGKPIESRATEMVRFVAERVDVPVVGVGGVFTAEDAYEKIRAGAHVVQLYTGLVYRGPSIARDINEGLLDLLDRDGFDSVEEAVGADLD, from the coding sequence ATGAACGCCTACCAATTGGTGAAACCACTTCTCTTCGGTCTCCCTCCGGAGACGGCCCACAGTGCGGTCCACGCGGGGATGCGCGCCGCGCAGGGAACGTCGCTCGCCGACACGCTTCGAGCGCGATACCGCGTCGACGACGACCGACTCCGAGTCGAGGCGTTCGACCGGACGTTTCCGAACCCGGTCGGCGTCGCGGCCGGATTCGACAAAAACGCGGAGGTACCCTCTGCGCTGGCGAGTCTCGGCTTCGGGTCCGTCGAAGTCGGCGGCGTCACGGCCGACCCCCAATCGGGAAACGCCCGGCCGCGGATGTTCCGCCTGCGCGAGGACGAGGGCATCGTCAACCGAATGGGCCTGAACAACCGAGGCGCTGACGCGGTCGGCGAGCGTCTCTCCGGCGCGGACGTGGACGTTCCGGTCGGAGTCAACCTCGCGAAGACCGAACACGTCGCCGTCGACGACGCTCCCGAGGACTACCGCTACACCTACGAGCGCGTCGCCGAAGGCGGGGATTTCTTCGTCGTCAACGTCTCCTGTCCCAACTCGGAGGGGTTCCGCGACCTCCAGAACCGCGACTCGATGGAGGCTATCCTCACGACCCTGCTAGACGCTGGCGCGAGTCCGCTCCTCGTCAAACTCTCGCCCGACCTCCCGGACCCCGCCGTCGAGGACGCGCTGGACCTCGTGAACGAACTCGGTCTCGACGGCGTCATCGCGACGAACACCACGACCGACAGACCGGACACGCTCCGGAGCCACAACCGCGCCGAGGAGGGCGGCCTGTCGGGCAAGCCCATCGAGTCGCGGGCCACGGAGATGGTCCGGTTCGTCGCCGAACGCGTGGACGTGCCGGTCGTCGGCGTGGGCGGAGTGTTCACCGCCGAAGACGCCTACGAGAAGATTCGCGCGGGCGCGCACGTAGTGCAACTCTACACCGGCCTGGTCTACCGCGGCCCGTCCATCGCCCGCGACATCAACGAGGGCCTGCTCGACCTGCTGGACCGCGACGGCTTCGACTCGGTGGAAGAGGCGGTCGGCGCGGACTTAGACTGA
- the pheT gene encoding phenylalanine--tRNA ligase subunit beta — protein sequence MPVVDVNPDELRELTGHDEKSDDELIDDMFALGLEFEGRTEEGDLQLEFAPDRLDRLSVEGVARSLRYQYGDDRGVYVPGTNDADWTIEVDESVPEVRPYVTGAVIRDVDLDDEALDSLIQLQEKLHATMGRKRAKGAIGIHDLTMLKGQAATAEGQTEAGNSIVYRGIDPDGDRFVPLDSDAEMTPEEVLRSHPTGETYADLVAKYDRYPAIYDDIGLFSFPPVINGRRTEVSTDSRDLFVELTGTDQWTIDHMCNIICYALDARGAKVEEVEVSYPDRDLLRPDFEVREKTVTHERIESLLGVDLSAERVLDLLERSGLDARTEEVGDDELAYEVEVPPYRVDVLHPLDIVDDVGRAYGFNDLEPRYPDVGTVGGRHDRSKLEDAARELLVGLGFEDLLNFHMISETENFDRMGLPRPGEDGDAPDADVLGADAPATILEPYSEDYTMLRTWALPSLLMVLENNTHRGYPQDLAEIGLAARVDESENTGVAERRTVAGVLARHDASYEDAKARLQAIARNFDVELETPPTDHPTFIDGRTASVVIDGETVGVIGELHPEVLVEHDLELPVAAFEFRLDALE from the coding sequence ATGCCAGTCGTAGACGTGAATCCCGACGAACTTCGGGAACTGACCGGCCACGACGAGAAGAGCGACGACGAACTCATCGACGACATGTTCGCCCTCGGACTGGAGTTCGAGGGCCGGACCGAGGAGGGCGACCTCCAACTGGAGTTCGCGCCCGACCGACTCGACCGCCTCTCGGTCGAGGGCGTCGCGCGGTCGCTGCGTTACCAGTACGGCGATGACCGCGGCGTCTACGTGCCGGGCACCAACGACGCCGACTGGACCATCGAAGTCGACGAGTCGGTGCCCGAGGTGCGACCCTACGTCACCGGCGCGGTGATTCGGGACGTGGACCTGGACGACGAGGCGCTCGATTCGCTCATCCAGTTGCAGGAGAAACTCCACGCGACGATGGGCCGCAAGCGCGCGAAGGGAGCCATCGGCATCCACGACCTGACGATGCTGAAGGGGCAGGCCGCCACCGCCGAGGGCCAGACCGAGGCGGGCAACTCCATCGTCTACCGGGGCATCGACCCCGACGGCGACCGGTTCGTCCCTCTCGACTCCGACGCCGAGATGACGCCCGAAGAGGTCCTGCGCTCGCATCCGACCGGCGAGACGTACGCCGACCTCGTCGCCAAGTACGACCGGTACCCCGCCATCTACGACGACATCGGTCTGTTCTCGTTCCCGCCGGTCATCAACGGCCGCCGGACGGAGGTCTCGACCGACTCGCGGGACCTGTTCGTGGAACTGACGGGCACCGACCAGTGGACCATCGACCACATGTGCAACATCATCTGCTACGCGCTCGACGCCCGCGGCGCGAAGGTCGAGGAAGTCGAGGTCAGTTATCCCGACCGCGACCTCCTGCGACCCGACTTCGAGGTCCGCGAGAAGACCGTCACCCACGAGCGCATCGAGAGTCTGCTCGGCGTCGACCTGAGCGCCGAGCGCGTGTTGGACCTGCTGGAGCGGTCTGGGTTGGACGCCCGGACCGAGGAGGTCGGCGACGACGAGTTGGCCTACGAGGTCGAAGTCCCGCCCTACCGGGTCGACGTGTTGCATCCGCTCGACATCGTGGACGACGTGGGCCGGGCCTACGGCTTCAACGACCTCGAACCGCGCTACCCCGACGTGGGGACGGTCGGCGGCCGCCACGACCGGTCGAAACTCGAAGACGCCGCCCGCGAACTGTTGGTCGGTCTCGGCTTCGAGGACCTGCTCAACTTCCACATGATAAGCGAGACGGAGAACTTCGACCGGATGGGACTCCCGCGGCCGGGCGAAGACGGCGACGCGCCGGACGCGGACGTTCTCGGTGCAGACGCCCCCGCGACCATCCTCGAACCCTACAGCGAGGACTACACCATGCTCCGGACGTGGGCGCTCCCCTCGCTGCTGATGGTCTTGGAGAACAACACTCACCGGGGCTACCCGCAGGACCTCGCGGAAATCGGTCTCGCGGCGCGCGTGGACGAGAGCGAGAACACCGGAGTCGCCGAGCGCCGGACGGTCGCCGGGGTACTCGCGCGCCACGACGCCTCCTACGAGGACGCGAAGGCCCGACTCCAAGCTATCGCACGCAACTTCGACGTCGAACTCGAGACGCCCCCGACCGACCACCCGACGTTCATCGACGGGCGCACGGCCTCGGTCGTTATCGACGGCGAGACAGTCGGGGTCATCGGCGAACTCCACCCGGAGGTGCTGGTCGAACACGACCTCGAACTGCCGGTCGCCGCGTTCGAGTTCCGACTCGACGCGTTAGAATAG
- a CDS encoding non-histone chromosomal MC1 family protein, producing MVREDGKRNFALRETDGDESSVFSGNTPRQAALKAARRLEPASSEDAADHTEIRLREKGTDKVHIYEGWAWHESAPDDKPDWMPNEITEANVSKQGIKHLDE from the coding sequence ATGGTACGTGAAGACGGTAAACGAAATTTCGCGCTTCGAGAAACCGACGGTGACGAGAGTAGTGTTTTCTCAGGAAACACTCCACGGCAGGCCGCGTTGAAAGCGGCCCGCCGTCTCGAACCAGCGTCGTCCGAAGACGCGGCCGACCACACCGAGATACGACTTCGAGAGAAAGGCACCGACAAAGTCCACATCTACGAAGGATGGGCGTGGCACGAGTCGGCCCCCGACGACAAACCCGACTGGATGCCGAACGAGATCACCGAAGCCAACGTCTCGAAGCAGGGCATCAAGCACCTCGATGAGTAG